CAGCCCCCGACGTCCGTGCGGTGCACGTGCCCGGCGGGCTCCAGGCGAGCCCTCCACCACTTCCGGCGGTGCCCCGTAGCTCTGCCGGAGAACGATCCCCGGTACCTCAACCCCTTCATGGCGGGCATGTTCGCCGCCCGCATGGCCCTGGTGCGGCACGGCTGGAAGCACGCCGAGCCGCTGAGCATCCAGGAGGCCGTCACGGTCATCGACCGCGAACGCCTCCAGTCCGTCGCCCTCCTGATCAACCAGCACGCGGACACTCCCTCGTCCGCGTCGTCGCCGAAGGACGGTCCCACCCAGTGACCAACGCCATCGCCCCCCAGCTCGCGCCCGAGACCGACATCCTGATCGTCGGCTTCACCGAGGAGCGCCGCGCCTACCCCCAGTTCCGGCACTGGCAGGTCTACGCCGCCTCGGCGCCGCTGACGATGATGCTGAGCGGGCGTCGCTTCCGCCGCGCCTACTTCACGGACGGCGCGCAGCGCATGAAGGGCTTCGACCGGCTCGCCGACACCCTGCACGACCGGGTGGCGAAGGGCGAGGCGGACATGATCGTGCACGTCTCGGCCTACGAGCGGCTGACCGCGGCGGACGAGGCCGACCGCGCCGCGCGGCACGCCGCTCCGGCGCACGAGCTGGACCTGCTGATCACGGGCGAGCGCGACAACCCCGCGGACTACCCGCAGTTCGAGCGCGGCCAGATCGTGCGGGCCATGCAGGCGAACAGGTCCCTGCACGGCCGTCACCTCCGCCGCGTCTACTTCACGCCGGACGCCGCGCGCTCCGTGCTGTTCGCCCAGACGCGCTCGACCCTGGAGTACCAGGTGGCGCGCGGGACCGCCGAGCTGATCGCCCCGATCGAGGACTACGGGCGGCTGGCCGAGGCGGACGCGGCGCTGGTGCGCGGCCTGAACCAGGCTCGGGCGTTCCAGGCGTGACGTACCCCAAGCTCGCGGAGCTCATCAAGGCCGACCCGCGCGAGGAGAAGCTCCCGCGCTGGGCACGCAACAAGATGGAGGGCCTGCGTCGCGCGGTCAGTCTCGCGGCCCTCGACGTCGTGGCGGCCGACCAGCGCGCGGACGAGGCGCGGCTCGCCACCCGGCCCGAGGACTCGGACGCCGTGCTCGACCCGTACGCCGAGATCCCGATCGGCCTGGGCACAGGGCGGCGGGTCCGGTTCCGGCCGAACGCCCCGGACGACGGCTACATCGACGTCTGGGTGGAGCACGGCGAAGTCCAGGTGATGGCCCACCGCCGCATGGCCGTGCTGCCCCAGTCGTCGAACGTGGCGCGGATCGTCTCCAGCCTGTGAGGCGCTGAACGAAGGCGGGGCGCTCCACTCAGGGGCGTCCCGCCCCCATTCCCTGAAATCGAATCGGAGAATTGCCCCCTTGAACCCTCGCCGCCTCACCGTTGCTGACGTGTGTGCCGACCTCGAAATCTCCCGGTCCACCTTCTACGACTGGCGCGCGAAGAAGCGCGGCCCGAAGTGCATCCGCCTGCCGAATGGCGAGCTGCGAATCCGGGTCGCGGATTACGAACGGTGGCTGGAAGAACTGGAGGAATCGGCATGACGGACGACACGAGCTACGACGTCCAGGTTTTCGCGCTCGACCCCTACATCCACAAGGGGAGCAAGAAGGTCACCTACTGGGTCCGCTGGCGGGTGATCAAAAAGCGCTTCAAGCAGAAGTACGCGACCAAGGCGCTCGCGGAAGGGTTCCGGTCCGAGCTGCTCTCCGCGGCCCGCAAGGGCGAGGCGTTCCGGACCTTCGACGGTCTGCCCGTGTCGATGGCGCGGCAGTCCGACGAGATGAGCTGGTACGAGTTCGCCTGCGCGTTCGTCGACATGAAGTGGCCGCACGTCGCGGCGACCACCCGGCGGACGCACGCCGAGGCGTTGACCAGGGCCACCCCGGCGATGTTCTCCTCGACGAAGGGGAAGCCGGACGACGCGCTGATCAGGTCCGCGCTGACCCGCTGGGGGTTCAACACCGCCCGCCGGGCCGACGCGCCCGAGGACGTGCGCCGGGCGCTGAAGTGGGTCGCGGCGAACACCCTGCCGGTGACCGCGCTGCGCGACCCGCAGGTGCTCCGGCCCCTGCTCGACCGGCTCGCGGTCAAGCTCGACGGCAAGCCCGCGGCGCCGAGCGTCGTGTCCCGCCAGCGCAAGATCCTCGGCACGGCGATGGAGTACGCCGTGGAGCGCAAGCTCCTCGACTCCAACCCCATCCCGGCCCTGAAGTGGATCGCGCCGCGGAAGACGGTCCAGGCGATCGACCAGCGCCGCGTCGCCAACCCGGCGCAGGTGCGCGACCTCCTGGACGCTGTGCGCGTGCAGCAGCGCAGCGGCCCGCGCCTGGTGGCGTTCTTCGGCTGCCTCTACTACGCCGGGATGCGCCCGGAGGAGGCCGTCGCGCTGTCCAAGCACCAGCTCTCCCTGCCCGAGGAGGGCTGGGGAGAGATCCACCTGGAGACCGCCCGCCCTCACGCCGGACGCGAGTGGACCGACAGCGGGAAGAACCGGGACGAGCGCCAGCTCAAACAGCGGGACGCGGGCACGATCCGCCCGGTCCCCAGCCCGCCCGAGCTGACCGAGCTGCTGCACCGCCACATGCGGGTCTACGGCACGGCCAGGGACGGGCGGCTGTTCCGCGGCGAGCGCAACGACGACGAGCTGCCCAAGCTGACGATCCTGCGGGCGTGGCGCAAGGCGAGGGAGAAGGCGTTGCCGCCCGAGCTGGCGGCCACGGACCTGGCCGCCTCGCCCTACGACCTGCGCCACGCGGGCGTGTCGCTGTGGCTCAGCTCCGGCGTGCCGCCGAAGCAGGTCGCCGAGTGGGCAGGGCACTCGCTGGAGGTGCTGTTCCGGATCTACGCCCACGTGCTCAGCGGCTCCAACGACGCCATCCGCGCGCTGGTCGAGGCGGGGTTGAAGGGGGCTTCGGGCGACTCAGAGTGACGTGATCGACGTCACCTGCGACGGGGCCCGATCCGCCCCGTTGATCAAGGTCGGCGGGATCTCGTCGGCACACCATCGGCACAGGCAGCCGCAAACGGCCGGTTTTGGCCGGACACAGCCGGACAAGCAAAAAGCCCGCTGGGCAGCATTCGTGCTGCTCAGCGGGCTTTTTTGCGTGGTGCCCCCGGCAGGATTCGAACCTGCGCTCCCGCCTCCGGAGGGCGGTGCTCTATCCCCTGAGCTACGGGGGCCGCAGCTACGGGGAGAAGCTTAGCGCACGGGGGCGAGGGGGTTTCACCGGGCCTACCCTCGGAGCATGGAGGCGGTGTGGCGTAGCGGGGCCGGGGTGGATGACCTGCGGATTTGGGGGAAGGTGGAGGGAGTCGAGGGGGCGGCGACCGTGGTGCTGGTGCACGGGTTCCCCGACACCTCGCAGCTGTGGGACGGGGTGGTCCGCAGGCTGGGGGAGAGGTTCCGGGTCGTCCGGTACGACGTGAGGGGCGCCGGGAGGTCGGGGGAGCCCGGCGGTGCCGAGGGGTACGCGCTGGAGCGGTTGGTCGAGGACCTGGCCACCGTGGTGCGACAGGTGGGTGGGCCGGTTCACCTCGTCGGGCACGACTGGGGGTCGGTGCAGGGGTGGGCGGCGGTGGTGGAGCGGCCCGAGTTGTTCCTGTCGTTCACCAGCATCTCGGGGCCGGATCTGGGGCACCTGGCGGATTGGGTGAGGCGCAATCGCTTGCGGCCGTTGAAGGTGCTCAACGTGCTCCGCCGGTCGTGGTACGTCGCCGGGTTCAAGGTTCCGGGGGTGGCGGAGGTGGTGTGGAGCGTCCCCGCGATCCGGGAGCGGTTGGGCGCGGGGCGGCGGGAGTTGGTCAACGGGTTGGGGCTGTACCGGGCGAACGTGGGCCGGGGACGTCCGCCGAAGGCGGTCCGGGTGAGGGTTCACCAGGTCGAGCTGGCCAAGGACCCCTTCGTGGTCCGGCAGCACCTGGAGGCGGCCGAGCCGTGGGTGGACGACCTGACCCGCAGCACGCTGCACGCCGGGCACTGGGCGCCGCGCACGCACCCGGAACAGGTCGCGCGGCACATCGAGGACGCCATCGACGGACGGCGGCGGAAGCGGTTGGTGGTCATCACGGGTGCGGGCAGCGGGATCGGGCGGGCCACCGCGCGGAAGTTCGCGGAGCAGGGCGCCGAAGTGGTCGTGGTCGACGTGGACGCGGCGTCGGCCCGGGAGGTGGCGGCGGAGGTGGGCGGGCACGCGTACCGGCTCGACGTGGCCGACGGGCAGGCGGTCGAGAGGGTCGCGGCGGAGATCGGCGCGCGGCACGGGGTTCCGGACGTCGTGGTGGCCAACGCGGGCATCGGGGTGGTCGGGTCGTTCCTCCGCACGTCCGAGGAGGACTGGCGGCGGGTGGTCGACGTCAACCTCTGGGGCGTCGTCCACACCTTCAGGGCCTTCGCGTCGCACATGGTCGACCGGGCCGAGGGCGGTCACCTGGTCGTCACGTCCTCCGCGGCGGGCTACCTGCCGAACGCCGCGATGCCGGCCTACTCCACGACGAAGGCCGCCGTCCTCATGCTCGCCCAGTGCCTGGACGCCGAGCTGCGCGAGCACGGCGTCCGCGTCACCGCCATCTGCCCCGGCATCGTGCGCACGAACATCGCCCACTCCTTCACGTTCTCCGGCGCGACCGCGGCCGAGCAGGACGAACGGC
This genomic window from Saccharothrix sp. HUAS TT1 contains:
- a CDS encoding helix-turn-helix transcriptional regulator, with protein sequence MNPRRLTVADVCADLEISRSTFYDWRAKKRGPKCIRLPNGELRIRVADYERWLEELEESA
- a CDS encoding tyrosine-type recombinase/integrase gives rise to the protein MTDDTSYDVQVFALDPYIHKGSKKVTYWVRWRVIKKRFKQKYATKALAEGFRSELLSAARKGEAFRTFDGLPVSMARQSDEMSWYEFACAFVDMKWPHVAATTRRTHAEALTRATPAMFSSTKGKPDDALIRSALTRWGFNTARRADAPEDVRRALKWVAANTLPVTALRDPQVLRPLLDRLAVKLDGKPAAPSVVSRQRKILGTAMEYAVERKLLDSNPIPALKWIAPRKTVQAIDQRRVANPAQVRDLLDAVRVQQRSGPRLVAFFGCLYYAGMRPEEAVALSKHQLSLPEEGWGEIHLETARPHAGREWTDSGKNRDERQLKQRDAGTIRPVPSPPELTELLHRHMRVYGTARDGRLFRGERNDDELPKLTILRAWRKAREKALPPELAATDLAASPYDLRHAGVSLWLSSGVPPKQVAEWAGHSLEVLFRIYAHVLSGSNDAIRALVEAGLKGASGDSE
- a CDS encoding SDR family oxidoreductase, producing the protein MEAVWRSGAGVDDLRIWGKVEGVEGAATVVLVHGFPDTSQLWDGVVRRLGERFRVVRYDVRGAGRSGEPGGAEGYALERLVEDLATVVRQVGGPVHLVGHDWGSVQGWAAVVERPELFLSFTSISGPDLGHLADWVRRNRLRPLKVLNVLRRSWYVAGFKVPGVAEVVWSVPAIRERLGAGRRELVNGLGLYRANVGRGRPPKAVRVRVHQVELAKDPFVVRQHLEAAEPWVDDLTRSTLHAGHWAPRTHPEQVARHIEDAIDGRRRKRLVVITGAGSGIGRATARKFAEQGAEVVVVDVDAASAREVAAEVGGHAYRLDVADGQAVERVAAEIGARHGVPDVVVANAGIGVVGSFLRTSEEDWRRVVDVNLWGVVHTFRAFASHMVDRAEGGHLVVTSSAAGYLPNAAMPAYSTTKAAVLMLAQCLDAELREHGVRVTAICPGIVRTNIAHSFTFSGATAAEQDERRRRAAGTARRRGFGPERVAAEVLDAVDRGRVVVPVTAEAKAVHLLNRLAPGLVRRLGRLWRA